One window from the genome of Camelus bactrianus isolate YW-2024 breed Bactrian camel chromosome 4, ASM4877302v1, whole genome shotgun sequence encodes:
- the MAMDC4 gene encoding apical endosomal glycoprotein isoform X2, with product MPLPSHLLPALVLLLGSPGWAWVPNHCRPPREAVCNFVCDCRGCPDEAQCGYYGALPTLDGPFACNFEQDSCGWRDISTSGYSWLRDRAGAALEGPGPLADHTLGTDLGEAPGGSLCHPRLSLLPALSSDLLAWPGWYMAVGTHRGKEASTASLRSPVLHQAAPTCELRLWYHTAAGDVAELRLELTHSTETLTLWQSSGPWVPGWQELVVATGRILGDFRVTFSATRNATHRGTVALDDVAFWRCGLPTPEARCPLGHYHCQNKACVEPHQLCDGEDNCGDHSDEDTAICSNHTATDFETGLGLWNHLEGWARNHSTGGSQCPTWPHRDHSRNSAQGSFLVSVAEPSAPAVLSSPEFKASAPDNCSLVFYYYLHGSKAGCLQVFLQTQSPGAPQAPVLLRRHHGELGAAWVRDRVDIQSEHPFRILLAGQTGLGGVIGLDDLILSAGCKPVPEVSGPPPGLWAPGPWPQPSSLQLWNFCEPGYLFCGDLCVPPEQLCDFQQQCLGGEDEQDCGTTDFESPMAGGWEDASVGRLQWARLPAQESRVPGTGAARATAGHFLSLQMAWGQLGAEARVLTPTLGPSGPRCELHLAYYFQSHPQGFLELVVVEGSSRELVWQAPGSGTGGWKVDKVLLGARRRPFRLEFVGLVDLDSPGQQGAAVDDVTLTGCSPTAATEKDTEVSCNFERDTCAWYTGHFTDAHWRRVESCGPRYDHTTGQGYFMLLDPIDPPAQGPAAHLLTQPQVPAATQECVSFWYHLYGPQIGTLRLAMRREGEAELHLWSRSGTHGNRWHEAWVTLHHLQDSGIKHQLLFEGLRDGYHGTMALDDVAVRPGPCWAPRHCSFEDSACGFSTGGWGLWIRQTNATGPTACGPRVDHTTETPQGHYMVVDMSPQALPRGRMASLTSEEHRPLARPACLTFWYHLSLSNPGTLQVYVDAAGRSQVLHISSHGGFAWRLGSVDVRAEQAWRVVFEAVAAGVEHAYIALDDLLLQDGPCPRPVVVPQGRREVGQQSLLPRSPAASCDFEAGLCGWSHLPRPGLGGYSWDWSSGATPSRYPQPAVDHTLGTEAGHFALFETSVLGPGGRAAWLRSQPLPATQASCLRFWYHMGFPEHFYKGELRVLLSSARGQLAVWGTGGRQRHQWLEGQVEVASAEEFQGTWQWPHQCQPWSAAPSCSSCSCCCLDSWDGAGCGRGTASPGARRRPRPRASTTFSSVRTTSPCQHRSPMTSRSPREDPSSSPVFLTSPGPWPQDQHLPLPQDTLTPVSITLHRLPPQAWVWSLPQQ from the exons ATGCCTCTGCCCAGCCATCTCCTGCCCGCCCTGGTCCTGCTCCTGG GGTCCCCAGGCTGGGCGTGGGTCCCCAACCACTGCAGGCCCCCCCGGGAGGCTGTGTGCAACTTCGTGTGTGACTGCAGGGGCTGCCCGGACGAGGCCCAGTGCG ggTACTACGGGGCCTTGCCCACCCTGGACGGCCCCTTCGCCTGCAACTTTGAGCAGGATTCCTGTGGCTGGAGGGACATCAGCACCTCGGGCTACAGCTGGCTCCGTGACAGGGCAGGGGCCGCGCTGGAGGGGCCGGGGCCGCTCGCAGACCACACTCTCGGCACTGACCTGGGTGAGGCCCCGGGCGGGTCTCTGTGCCACCCCCGCCTCTCTTTGCTTCCTGCCCTGTCCTCTGATCTCTTGGCCTGGCCAGGCTGGTACATGGCTGTCGGCACACACCGCGGGAAAGAGGCTTCCACTGCATCCCTGCGCTCCCCGGTCCTGCACCAGGCAGCCCCCACCTGTGAGCTGAGGCTCTGGTACCACACAGCTGCTGGAG ATGTGGCTGAGCTGAGGCTGGAGCTGACCCACAGCACTGAGACGCTGACCCTGTGGCAGAGCTCAGGGCCCTGGGTTCCAGGCTGGCAGGAGCTGGTGGTGGCCACTGGCCGCATCCTGGGTGACTTCAGG GTCACCTTCTCTGCCACTCGAAATGCCACACACAGGGGCACTGTGGCCTTGGACGACGTGGCCTTCTGGCGCTGTGGGCTGCCCA CCCCTGAGGCACGCTGCCCCCTGGGGCACTACCATTGCCAGAACAAGGCCTGTGTGGAGCCCCACCAGCTGTGCGATGGGGAGGACAACTGCGGGGACCATTCCGATGAGGACACAGCCATCTGCA GCAATCACACGGCCACCGATTTTGAGACCGGCCTAGGCCTGTGGAACCACTTGGAGGGCTGGGCCCGGAACCACAGCACAGGCGGCTCCCAGTGCCCCACCTGGCCGCACCGCGACCACAGCCGGAACAGTGCTCAGG GCTCCTTCCTGGTCTCCGTGGCTGAGCCCAGTGCCCCCGCCGTTCTCTCCAGCCCTGAGTTCAAAGCTTCTGCCCCCGACAACTGCTCA CTCGTCTTCTATTACTATCTGCATGGATCCAAGGCCGGCTGCCTCCAGGTGTTCCTGCAGACTCAGAGCCCCGGCGCCCCCCAGGCCCCCGTCCTGCTGCGCAGGCACCACGGGGAGCTGGGGGCCGCCTGGGTCCGAGACCGCGTTGACATCCAGAGCGAGCACCCCTTTCGG atcctCCTGGCCGGGCAGACGGGCCTGGGGGGTGTCATAGGCCTGGACGACCTCATCCTGTCGGCCGGCTGCAAACCAGTCCCAG AGGTGTCTGGCCCACCTCCTGGGCTCTGGGCCCCAGGTCCCTGGCCCCAGCCGTCCAGCCTGCAGCTCTGGAATTTCTGCGAGCCAGGATATCTCTTTTGTGGGGACCTGTGTGTCCCCCCAGAGCAGCTGTGTGACTTCCAGCAGCAATGCCTTGGGGGCGAGGACGAGCAGGACTGTG GCACCACGGACTTCGAGTCCCCCATGGCCGGGGGCTGGGAGGACGCCAGCGTGGGGCGGCTGCAGTGGGCACGTCTCCCGGCCCAGGAGAGCAGGGTCCCTGGCACCGGTGCCGCCAGGGCTACTGCTG GACACTTCCTGTCCTTGCAGAtggcctgggggcagctgggAGCGGAGGCACGGGTCCTCACACCCACCCTGGGCCCCTCCGGCCCCCGCTGTGAACTCCACTTGGCTTACTATTTTCAGAGTCACCCCCAAG GCTTCCTGGAGCTGGTCGTGGTGGAGGGCAGCAGCCGCGAGCTGGTGTGGCAGGCCCCGGGCAGCGGCACCGGCGGCTGGAAGGTGGACAAGGTCCTGCTTGGGGCTCGTCGCCGGCCCTTCAGG CTGGAGTTTGTAGGGCTGGTGGACTTGGACAGCCCTGGCCAGCAGGGCGCCGCAGTGGACGACGTGACCTTGACAGGCTGCAGTCCCACGGCGGCCACCGAGAAAGACACAG aggtcTCCTGTAACTTTGAACGGGACACGTGCGCCTGGTACACAGGCCACTTCACCGACGCCCACTGGCGCCGGGTTGAGAGCTGTGGCCCTAGGTACGACCACACCACAGGCCAAG GGTACTTCATGCTCCTAGACCCCATAGACCCTCCAGCCCAGGGCCCCGCTGCccacctcctcacccagccccagGTGCCTGCAGCCACCCAGGAGTGTGTTTCTTTCTGGTACCACCTCTACGGGCCCCAGATCG GGACACTGCGCCTGGCGATGAGGCGAGAAGGGGAGGCAGAATTGCACCTGTGGTCACGGTCCGGCACCCACGGCAACCGCTGGCACGAGGCCTGGGTCACCCTCCACCACCTGCAGGATTCCGGCATCAAACACCAA ctgCTGTTCGAGGGCCTCCGGGACGGGTACCACGGCACCATGGCACTGGACGACGTGGCTGTGCGGCCTGGGCCCTGCTGGGCCCCCAGGCACTGCTCCTTCGAGGACTCGGCCTGTGGCTTCTCCACGGGGGGCTGGGGCCTCTGGATTCGCCAGACCAATGCCACGGGCCCTACCGCCTGTGGCCCCCGTGTTGACCACACCACAGAGACACCTCAGG GGCACTACATGGTGGTGGACATGAGCCCGCAGGCACTGCCCCGTGGCCGCATGGCCTCCCTGACCTCAGAGGAGCACAGACCCCTGGCCCGGCCAGCCTGCCTGACCTTCTGGTACCACCTGAGCCTCAGTAACCCAG GCACCCTACAGGTCTACGTGGACGCAGCTGGAAGGAGTCAGGTGCTCCACATCAGCAGTCATGGAGGGTTTGCCTGGCGTCTGGGCAGCGTGGATGTGCGGGCCGAGCAGGCCTGGAGG GTGGTGTTTGAGGCCGTGGCCGCCGGCGTGGAGCATGCCTACATCGCGCTGGACGACCTGCTCCTTCAGGACGGGCCCTGCCCTCGGCCAG TGGTGGTGCCCCAGGGACGGAGGGAAGTGGGGCAACAGTCCTTACTGCCCAGGTCCCCTGCAGCTTCCTGCGACTTCGAGGCTGGTCTGTGTGGCTGGAGTCATCTGCCCCGGCCCGGCCTGGGTGGGTACAGCTGGGACTGGAGCAGTGGGGCCACACCCTCCCGCTACCCCCAGCCCGCCGTGGACCATACCCTGGGCACAGAGGCAG GCCACTTTGCTCTCTTTGAAACCAgcgtgctgggccctgggggccGAGCAGCCTGGCTGCGCAGCCAGCCACTGCCCGCCACTCAGGCCTCCTGCCTCCGCTTCTGGTACCACATGGGCTTCCCTGAGCACTTCT ACAAAGGCGAGCTGCGGGTCCTGCTGAGTAGCGCCCGGGGTCAGCTGGCCGTGTGGGGCACTGGTGGGCGCCAGCGGCACCAGTGGCTGGAAGGCCAGGTGGAGGTGGCCAGTGCCGAGGAGTTCCAG GGGACATGGCAGTGGCCACATCAGTGCCAGCCGTGGTCGGCGGCACCGTCTTGCTCCTCATGCTCCTGCTGCTGCTTGGACTCGTGGGACGGCGCTGGCTGTGGAAGGGGCACTGCCTCTCCAGGCGCAAGGCGGAGGCCGAGGCCCCGGGCTTCGACAACATTCTCTTCAGTGCG GACCACGTCACCCTGCCAGCATCGGTCACCAATGACCAGTAGATCACCCAGAGAAGACCCCAGCTCCTCACCTGTGTTCCTCACCTCCCCAGGACCCTGGCCCCAGGACCAACacttgcccctcccccaggacacGCTGACCCCTGTGTCCATCACCCTCCACAGACTGCCCCCACAGGCCTGGGTTTGGTCTTTACCCCAACAATAA
- the MAMDC4 gene encoding apical endosomal glycoprotein isoform X1 → MPSTWPCQGPSSGSSLWVPAPFLHDLLAWTPKEGSPGWAWVPNHCRPPREAVCNFVCDCRGCPDEAQCGYYGALPTLDGPFACNFEQDSCGWRDISTSGYSWLRDRAGAALEGPGPLADHTLGTDLGEAPGGSLCHPRLSLLPALSSDLLAWPGWYMAVGTHRGKEASTASLRSPVLHQAAPTCELRLWYHTAAGDVAELRLELTHSTETLTLWQSSGPWVPGWQELVVATGRILGDFRVTFSATRNATHRGTVALDDVAFWRCGLPTPEARCPLGHYHCQNKACVEPHQLCDGEDNCGDHSDEDTAICSNHTATDFETGLGLWNHLEGWARNHSTGGSQCPTWPHRDHSRNSAQGSFLVSVAEPSAPAVLSSPEFKASAPDNCSLVFYYYLHGSKAGCLQVFLQTQSPGAPQAPVLLRRHHGELGAAWVRDRVDIQSEHPFRILLAGQTGLGGVIGLDDLILSAGCKPVPEVSGPPPGLWAPGPWPQPSSLQLWNFCEPGYLFCGDLCVPPEQLCDFQQQCLGGEDEQDCGTTDFESPMAGGWEDASVGRLQWARLPAQESRVPGTGAARATAGHFLSLQMAWGQLGAEARVLTPTLGPSGPRCELHLAYYFQSHPQGFLELVVVEGSSRELVWQAPGSGTGGWKVDKVLLGARRRPFRLEFVGLVDLDSPGQQGAAVDDVTLTGCSPTAATEKDTEVSCNFERDTCAWYTGHFTDAHWRRVESCGPRYDHTTGQGYFMLLDPIDPPAQGPAAHLLTQPQVPAATQECVSFWYHLYGPQIGTLRLAMRREGEAELHLWSRSGTHGNRWHEAWVTLHHLQDSGIKHQLLFEGLRDGYHGTMALDDVAVRPGPCWAPRHCSFEDSACGFSTGGWGLWIRQTNATGPTACGPRVDHTTETPQGHYMVVDMSPQALPRGRMASLTSEEHRPLARPACLTFWYHLSLSNPGTLQVYVDAAGRSQVLHISSHGGFAWRLGSVDVRAEQAWRVVFEAVAAGVEHAYIALDDLLLQDGPCPRPVVVPQGRREVGQQSLLPRSPAASCDFEAGLCGWSHLPRPGLGGYSWDWSSGATPSRYPQPAVDHTLGTEAGHFALFETSVLGPGGRAAWLRSQPLPATQASCLRFWYHMGFPEHFYKGELRVLLSSARGQLAVWGTGGRQRHQWLEGQVEVASAEEFQGTWQWPHQCQPWSAAPSCSSCSCCCLDSWDGAGCGRGTASPGARRRPRPRASTTFSSVRTTSPCQHRSPMTSRSPREDPSSSPVFLTSPGPWPQDQHLPLPQDTLTPVSITLHRLPPQAWVWSLPQQ, encoded by the exons ATGCCCTCAACTTGGCCCTGTCAGGGACCCTCAAGTGGCAGCTCTCTCTGGGTCCCAGCCCCCTTCCTGCATGACCTCCTGGCCTGGACCCCAAAGGAAG GGTCCCCAGGCTGGGCGTGGGTCCCCAACCACTGCAGGCCCCCCCGGGAGGCTGTGTGCAACTTCGTGTGTGACTGCAGGGGCTGCCCGGACGAGGCCCAGTGCG ggTACTACGGGGCCTTGCCCACCCTGGACGGCCCCTTCGCCTGCAACTTTGAGCAGGATTCCTGTGGCTGGAGGGACATCAGCACCTCGGGCTACAGCTGGCTCCGTGACAGGGCAGGGGCCGCGCTGGAGGGGCCGGGGCCGCTCGCAGACCACACTCTCGGCACTGACCTGGGTGAGGCCCCGGGCGGGTCTCTGTGCCACCCCCGCCTCTCTTTGCTTCCTGCCCTGTCCTCTGATCTCTTGGCCTGGCCAGGCTGGTACATGGCTGTCGGCACACACCGCGGGAAAGAGGCTTCCACTGCATCCCTGCGCTCCCCGGTCCTGCACCAGGCAGCCCCCACCTGTGAGCTGAGGCTCTGGTACCACACAGCTGCTGGAG ATGTGGCTGAGCTGAGGCTGGAGCTGACCCACAGCACTGAGACGCTGACCCTGTGGCAGAGCTCAGGGCCCTGGGTTCCAGGCTGGCAGGAGCTGGTGGTGGCCACTGGCCGCATCCTGGGTGACTTCAGG GTCACCTTCTCTGCCACTCGAAATGCCACACACAGGGGCACTGTGGCCTTGGACGACGTGGCCTTCTGGCGCTGTGGGCTGCCCA CCCCTGAGGCACGCTGCCCCCTGGGGCACTACCATTGCCAGAACAAGGCCTGTGTGGAGCCCCACCAGCTGTGCGATGGGGAGGACAACTGCGGGGACCATTCCGATGAGGACACAGCCATCTGCA GCAATCACACGGCCACCGATTTTGAGACCGGCCTAGGCCTGTGGAACCACTTGGAGGGCTGGGCCCGGAACCACAGCACAGGCGGCTCCCAGTGCCCCACCTGGCCGCACCGCGACCACAGCCGGAACAGTGCTCAGG GCTCCTTCCTGGTCTCCGTGGCTGAGCCCAGTGCCCCCGCCGTTCTCTCCAGCCCTGAGTTCAAAGCTTCTGCCCCCGACAACTGCTCA CTCGTCTTCTATTACTATCTGCATGGATCCAAGGCCGGCTGCCTCCAGGTGTTCCTGCAGACTCAGAGCCCCGGCGCCCCCCAGGCCCCCGTCCTGCTGCGCAGGCACCACGGGGAGCTGGGGGCCGCCTGGGTCCGAGACCGCGTTGACATCCAGAGCGAGCACCCCTTTCGG atcctCCTGGCCGGGCAGACGGGCCTGGGGGGTGTCATAGGCCTGGACGACCTCATCCTGTCGGCCGGCTGCAAACCAGTCCCAG AGGTGTCTGGCCCACCTCCTGGGCTCTGGGCCCCAGGTCCCTGGCCCCAGCCGTCCAGCCTGCAGCTCTGGAATTTCTGCGAGCCAGGATATCTCTTTTGTGGGGACCTGTGTGTCCCCCCAGAGCAGCTGTGTGACTTCCAGCAGCAATGCCTTGGGGGCGAGGACGAGCAGGACTGTG GCACCACGGACTTCGAGTCCCCCATGGCCGGGGGCTGGGAGGACGCCAGCGTGGGGCGGCTGCAGTGGGCACGTCTCCCGGCCCAGGAGAGCAGGGTCCCTGGCACCGGTGCCGCCAGGGCTACTGCTG GACACTTCCTGTCCTTGCAGAtggcctgggggcagctgggAGCGGAGGCACGGGTCCTCACACCCACCCTGGGCCCCTCCGGCCCCCGCTGTGAACTCCACTTGGCTTACTATTTTCAGAGTCACCCCCAAG GCTTCCTGGAGCTGGTCGTGGTGGAGGGCAGCAGCCGCGAGCTGGTGTGGCAGGCCCCGGGCAGCGGCACCGGCGGCTGGAAGGTGGACAAGGTCCTGCTTGGGGCTCGTCGCCGGCCCTTCAGG CTGGAGTTTGTAGGGCTGGTGGACTTGGACAGCCCTGGCCAGCAGGGCGCCGCAGTGGACGACGTGACCTTGACAGGCTGCAGTCCCACGGCGGCCACCGAGAAAGACACAG aggtcTCCTGTAACTTTGAACGGGACACGTGCGCCTGGTACACAGGCCACTTCACCGACGCCCACTGGCGCCGGGTTGAGAGCTGTGGCCCTAGGTACGACCACACCACAGGCCAAG GGTACTTCATGCTCCTAGACCCCATAGACCCTCCAGCCCAGGGCCCCGCTGCccacctcctcacccagccccagGTGCCTGCAGCCACCCAGGAGTGTGTTTCTTTCTGGTACCACCTCTACGGGCCCCAGATCG GGACACTGCGCCTGGCGATGAGGCGAGAAGGGGAGGCAGAATTGCACCTGTGGTCACGGTCCGGCACCCACGGCAACCGCTGGCACGAGGCCTGGGTCACCCTCCACCACCTGCAGGATTCCGGCATCAAACACCAA ctgCTGTTCGAGGGCCTCCGGGACGGGTACCACGGCACCATGGCACTGGACGACGTGGCTGTGCGGCCTGGGCCCTGCTGGGCCCCCAGGCACTGCTCCTTCGAGGACTCGGCCTGTGGCTTCTCCACGGGGGGCTGGGGCCTCTGGATTCGCCAGACCAATGCCACGGGCCCTACCGCCTGTGGCCCCCGTGTTGACCACACCACAGAGACACCTCAGG GGCACTACATGGTGGTGGACATGAGCCCGCAGGCACTGCCCCGTGGCCGCATGGCCTCCCTGACCTCAGAGGAGCACAGACCCCTGGCCCGGCCAGCCTGCCTGACCTTCTGGTACCACCTGAGCCTCAGTAACCCAG GCACCCTACAGGTCTACGTGGACGCAGCTGGAAGGAGTCAGGTGCTCCACATCAGCAGTCATGGAGGGTTTGCCTGGCGTCTGGGCAGCGTGGATGTGCGGGCCGAGCAGGCCTGGAGG GTGGTGTTTGAGGCCGTGGCCGCCGGCGTGGAGCATGCCTACATCGCGCTGGACGACCTGCTCCTTCAGGACGGGCCCTGCCCTCGGCCAG TGGTGGTGCCCCAGGGACGGAGGGAAGTGGGGCAACAGTCCTTACTGCCCAGGTCCCCTGCAGCTTCCTGCGACTTCGAGGCTGGTCTGTGTGGCTGGAGTCATCTGCCCCGGCCCGGCCTGGGTGGGTACAGCTGGGACTGGAGCAGTGGGGCCACACCCTCCCGCTACCCCCAGCCCGCCGTGGACCATACCCTGGGCACAGAGGCAG GCCACTTTGCTCTCTTTGAAACCAgcgtgctgggccctgggggccGAGCAGCCTGGCTGCGCAGCCAGCCACTGCCCGCCACTCAGGCCTCCTGCCTCCGCTTCTGGTACCACATGGGCTTCCCTGAGCACTTCT ACAAAGGCGAGCTGCGGGTCCTGCTGAGTAGCGCCCGGGGTCAGCTGGCCGTGTGGGGCACTGGTGGGCGCCAGCGGCACCAGTGGCTGGAAGGCCAGGTGGAGGTGGCCAGTGCCGAGGAGTTCCAG GGGACATGGCAGTGGCCACATCAGTGCCAGCCGTGGTCGGCGGCACCGTCTTGCTCCTCATGCTCCTGCTGCTGCTTGGACTCGTGGGACGGCGCTGGCTGTGGAAGGGGCACTGCCTCTCCAGGCGCAAGGCGGAGGCCGAGGCCCCGGGCTTCGACAACATTCTCTTCAGTGCG GACCACGTCACCCTGCCAGCATCGGTCACCAATGACCAGTAGATCACCCAGAGAAGACCCCAGCTCCTCACCTGTGTTCCTCACCTCCCCAGGACCCTGGCCCCAGGACCAACacttgcccctcccccaggacacGCTGACCCCTGTGTCCATCACCCTCCACAGACTGCCCCCACAGGCCTGGGTTTGGTCTTTACCCCAACAATAA